The Cygnus atratus isolate AKBS03 ecotype Queensland, Australia unplaced genomic scaffold, CAtr_DNAZoo_HiC_assembly HiC_scaffold_61, whole genome shotgun sequence nucleotide sequence TCCCCTTCTCTGCTTAACAAACTCccccctgctgtgctgctgtcatgcctgcacaatcccttttgaatatgcaaggttagtggatTTTCCAccacaaaaacaccttctattgcagaaacacagctttgttTCTCACACCGGTGTCTGTGAGCACCGAGTGGATGCGCTGAGGTCGGGAagcagccccgtgctgcagTGCCTGTCGGCATCTCAAACTGCAGGGCCCTTCGTGAAGTCATAGCGCCCTTTCATAAGCCAGGTGGTTGTGCTGAGAGCTCCGCCGTCACTCGGGACCAAAAGCAATAAAGAGTTCCTTCCCAGCTGTGATAGCGAATCTGCGTAGTGTGGCAGACTGAGGAGCTTGGGGTGGGGGACAGGAGAGGCTGTCGgacacagctggagctgggcagtGGGCTGTGACCCTGGCCCCGAGCGAGGAGCCCGGCGGAGCCATCCTGGTCCTCCACCTCCCCACAAATGCAGCACAGGGGCACCGGCCTGCTTCAacgtgggctgggggctgtgaccTCACGGAGGCATCGCCACGTGCTGTCTGTGACCTCATGGCCGTGTCCCTATAAAGCACCGGCCACCACCCCACGTCTGCCAGTGCGGTCGTACCTGGCTGTGAGCGATGGTTGACGACAGCAGCGTTTTCCTATTCCCCGGCCTCCTGCTTCTGGTGGCCGGGCTCTCCCTGCTTGCCAGGGGCCGGCGCCAACTGGTACAGGGGGCTTGAGGGTGGGGGGGACATGAGGCTGGGATTCCGGGGGCAGGGGGGTGTCGGCAGTGGCCCCACGGGTCCCTCCCCAGGTTGGTcactgtgctgtgctcctgtgcCCACAGGGTGACAGGTCTGTGCTGGCGAAAGTGGAGATGGCAGCTACAAGCAGCAGCACCGGAGCCTGGTGAGTCCCCTTTGGGTTGGCCTCAGGACCGAGCAGCTCATCCCGATGGGCCCGAGGTGGCCCTGGTGCCTCTGTCCCACCGCAGCTCAGACTCCCTCCCTGTTTTGCAGGCACCAAGCAGCGGTGGGGGTCAGGgcgctgctgccctggctgtacGGAGTGCATCGAGGCCatacaggagctgcagcagctggtgctgtcAGCACTGCCCGGCTGTGAGGCTGCTGCGCTGAGGCCTGACTTCTGGCAAGTGGCATCGAAGGacgtggaggagctgctggagcgggGCAGCCTGTCCTGCTGTGGCTACGGCATCCCCAGGAGCAAGAGCTGTCCTGGGAGCTGGAGCAACGCCTCTCTGGAGCaccatggaggagcccccacaGAGCCAGAGCCTCCGTGCCAGCCAGCGCCCAGGAAGGAGACACATCCCGCAGACATCCCTGCAGAAGACCAACATCTGGACTCTGCCCTGAGCAAAACCAGCAGTGCAGAGGAGGCTGATGAGCTTCGTGGGAAGAGGCAGTGCCTAGAGCTTCTGACAGCCCCCAGGCCCCCCAGGCGTGGGAAGCAGGGCTCCAAGCCAGGCAGCGGAGATGAAGAGCCACCGGCGGAGGTCTCCTCCTCCATGCAGCCACCAGAAATGGGGACGATCGTGCGTGAGAGTCTCCTTCGCCCAGATGAGGGGCGACAGCAGTGGGTGGAGGTGTCCCAGCAACCTCTCGGCTTGTCCGTGGACCTCTCAGCACTTCCCAGCCCAGCCAACACAGTGTTACGAAAAGACCAGGGCTGCCAAACTGACTTCGTCATCATCCTGAGACCACTGGGGGCTGATGCTGGTAATGGGAACCAGCCCCAAACTGCAGCGCCTGTCGacatcccagagctgcagctgaggctTGAGGAGTGCAGCAAGGCCTGCATGCAGACggcaagcaaagaaaacctaGAAAGCTCCTCTGGGACAGTGCAGCAGTCAACTGAAGAGGAGCATGAAGCACTGCCTGAAAATGCCTGTTCTGGCCCCCTGCCACCACaatgtccctgtgtccccttcCTCAGATGCAAGCCTCTCCTCCATCCGGACCAAGTCAAGAGGAACTGGAAGAAGCACGGGGCCTCCATTGTCTGCCCAGCGGCCTCTGGACCACCACGCTTCCACCCGCAGCCTGTCCATTTCCACAGGTCCTGAGGCCACGTTCATGCCCAAGGAGCAGCGCGAGGCCCggagctgcagcatcccagggACCAGCTCAGACCCGGAGCAGCCCATCCCAGCGAGCAGTGCCCCGGGAGGAGAGcggctgggcagccccagggg carries:
- the LOC118257682 gene encoding uncharacterized protein LOC118257682 isoform X1, translating into MTIDPVICVLTDFTLLVLFFLAILLILGHWDIPLLCLTNSPLLCCCHACTIPFEYARVTGLCWRKWRWQLQAAAPEPGTKQRWGSGRCCPGCTECIEAIQELQQLVLSALPGCEAAALRPDFWQVASKDVEELLERGSLSCCGYGIPRSKSCPGSWSNASLEHHGGAPTEPEPPCQPAPRKETHPADIPAEDQHLDSALSKTSSAEEADELRGKRQCLELLTAPRPPRRGKQGSKPGSGDEEPPAEVSSSMQPPEMGTIVRESLLRPDEGRQQWVEVSQQPLGLSVDLSALPSPANTVLRKDQGCQTDFVIILRPLGADAGNGNQPQTAAPVDIPELQLRLEECSKACMQTASKENLESSSGTVQQSTEEEHEALPENACSGPLPPQCPCVPFLRCKPLLHPDQVKRNWKKHGASIVCPAASGPPRFHPQPVHFHRS
- the LOC118257682 gene encoding uncharacterized protein LOC118257682 isoform X2; the encoded protein is MNTRTSQTSQRTAAQSTSHPSDAQQTSGPDGAHVKRYRVTGLCWRKWRWQLQAAAPEPGTKQRWGSGRCCPGCTECIEAIQELQQLVLSALPGCEAAALRPDFWQVASKDVEELLERGSLSCCGYGIPRSKSCPGSWSNASLEHHGGAPTEPEPPCQPAPRKETHPADIPAEDQHLDSALSKTSSAEEADELRGKRQCLELLTAPRPPRRGKQGSKPGSGDEEPPAEVSSSMQPPEMGTIVRESLLRPDEGRQQWVEVSQQPLGLSVDLSALPSPANTVLRKDQGCQTDFVIILRPLGADAGNGNQPQTAAPVDIPELQLRLEECSKACMQTASKENLESSSGTVQQSTEEEHEALPENACSGPLPPQCPCVPFLRCKPLLHPDQVKRNWKKHGASIVCPAASGPPRFHPQPVHFHRS